The Fusarium musae strain F31 chromosome 10, whole genome shotgun sequence genome window below encodes:
- a CDS encoding hypothetical protein (EggNog:ENOG41), translated as MTVHSSPDDSWHGVITSDGPFQPEKDRYHLYIGLFCPFAHRANLVRHLKGLQDIISLSVVKPYPKGDDKGWPGWQFPSTPDDLYEGATEDHLFKSKYMHEVYFRDDPDYRGRYSVPVLWDKKEDRMVNNESHELLRWLPTAFDSILDSNSPGRDLELYPENLRSTIDDINVWMQRDLNSGVYKAGFATTQEDYNNNVPTVFAALNKLEALIHQNGGPYILGKQLTEVDIRAYATVVRFDVVYVGHFKCDLGTIRANYPVIHEWLKNLYWNVPGFKETTDFRHIKENYTKSHYKINPLAITPLGPFPYMEEGVELDFGKLKPGVIRHPAVLERQKELYGSADFTQRL; from the exons ATGACTGTCCACAGTAGCCCTGATGACTCGTGGCACGGGGTTATAACTTCAGATGGTCCTTTCCAGCCCGAGAAGGACCGCTACCATCTATACATTGGCCTATTCTGCCCTTTTGCTCATCGGGCAAATCTTGTTCGGCACCTCAAAGGCCTCCAAGATATCATCAGTTTATCTGTGGTGAAGCCCTACCCCAAAGGCGATGATAAGGGGTGGCCTGGTTGGCAGTTCCCGAGTACTCCTGATGATCTTTATGAAGGGGCTACCGAAGATCACCTCTTCAAATCAAAGTATATGCACGAAGTCTACTTCAGAGATGACCCAGATTATAGAGGACGGTACAGTGTACCTGTTCTCTGGGATAAGAAGGAGGATCGAATGGTCAATAATGAGAGCCACGAATTGCTTCGTTGGTTACCAACAGCCTTCGATTCCATCCTTGACTCGAACAGCCCCGGGCGAGACCTTGAGCTCTATCCTGAGAACTTACGATCGACCATTGACGACATTAATGTCTGGATGCAACGAGACCTCAACAGTGGCGTCTACAAAGCCGGGTTCGCCACGACTCAGGAGGACTACAACAACAATGTGCCAACGGTCTTTGCAGCACTCAACAAACTCGAGGCACTAATTCACCAAAATGGAGGCCCCTATATTCTTGGCAAGCAGCTCACTGAAGTCGACATACGCGCGTATGCCACCGTCGTCAGATTTGACGTTGTCTATGTTGGCCACTTCAAATGCGATCTTGGAACCATTCGCGCCAACTACCCAGTCATTCATGAGTGGCTCAAGAACCTCTACTGGAATGTTCCGGGGTTTAAAGAAACGACAGACTTTAGGCATATCAAAGAAAAC TACACAAAGAGTCATTACAAGATCAATCCTCTTGCTATTACACCTCTTGGTCCCTTTCCATATATGGAGGAAGGCGTTGAATTGGACTTTGGCAAGCTGAAGCCAGGAGTGATTCGTCACCCGGCTGTGCTTGAGCGACAGAAGGAGTTGTATGGCTCCGCGGACTTTACCCAAAGGCTCTAG
- a CDS encoding hypothetical protein (EggNog:ENOG41) produces the protein MAGSRRKIQEILDRAIFPEDSDFDAESVAHSPGGRSADNSDADDQQHETCPDQQPSDVSGDEDNHPKHSRGDKTTADLRSDNFEKNTFRQPKFWLSWRGKVLVKSESGVVPEDHSPLDATQSGNGYIVFTGNKYQKFKGTISCDVLGWDNVAITGWKQ, from the coding sequence atggccgGAAGTCGGAGGAAAATTCAAGAGATCTTAGATCGCGCAATTTTCCCGGAGGATTCAGATTTTGATGCTGAAAGTGTCGCACACAGCCCCGGGGGAAGATCGGCGGATAACTCTGACGCCGATGATCAGCAACATGAGACCTGCCCCGACCAGCAACCATCTGATGTCTCGGGAGATGAAGATAATCACCCGAAACATTCCCGTGGCGACAAGACCACTGCAGATTTGCGATCTGACAATTTTGAGAAGAATACTTTCCGACAACCAAAGTTCTGGCTTTCATGGAGAGGAAAAGTACTTGTAAAGTCTGAATCAGGTGTAGTCCCGGAGGATCATTCACCACTTGACGCGACTCAATCTGGCAACGGTTATATTGTCTTTACTGGAAACAAGTATCAAAAATTCAAAGGTACTATCAGCTGTGATGTTCTTGGTTGGGACAACGTTGCAATAACTGGTTGGAAGCAGTGA
- a CDS encoding hypothetical protein (EggNog:ENOG41): MKLSAITLLALSSGAVSAPVAEPGREVYYPEYKPVKGWGEHGGPGKPKPYDPDYGVGKAKPHKPEPWHQPHYPPKPHHTPPKPHKPDHPGKPDYPKPEKPDHLSKPHKPWENKPGQPGKPPHPPPKHPKPEPHHPPPKPHKPEPHYPPKPHKTDHPEKPNHPDKPDYPEPGKPSHPGKSDYPGGKPDHPSKPEHPGKPDYSGPGKPDYPGKPDHPGPGKPDYPQPGKPDGPGKPTGPGKPDKHST, translated from the coding sequence atgaagctgtctGCTATTACACTCCTGGCTCTAAGCTCAGGTGCTGTCTCTGCTCCAGTTGCCGAGCCTGGTAGGGAGGTCTACTACCCTGAGTACAAGCCCGTCAAGGGCTGGGGAGAACATGGCGGGCCTGGAAAACCTAAGCCATATGATCCCGACTATGGTGTAGGGAAGGCGAAGCCTCACAAACCAGAACCTTGGCATCAGCCTCACTACCCGCCAAAGCCTCACCATACTCCTCCCAAGCCCCACAAGCCTGATCACCCTGGAAAGCCTGACTATCCCAAGCCGGAAAAGCCAGACCATCTAAGCAAGCCCCATAAGCCGTGGGAGAACAAGCCTGGCCAGCCTGGGAAGCCTCCTCACCCGCCCCCTAAGCATCCTAAGCCGGAACCtcaccatcctcctcccaaGCCGCACAAGCCTGAGCCTCATTACCCACCTAAGCCTCATAAAACTGATCACCCAGAAAAGCCCAACCACCCCGACAAACCTGACTATCCTGAACCCGGCAAACCTAGCCACCCAGGAAAGTCTGACTACCCAGGTGGTAAGCCAGACCATCCAAGCAAGCCTGAACATCCAGGAAAGCCTGACTATTCAGGACCTGGCAAACCTGATTACCCGGGTAAACCTGATCATCCCGGTCCTGGTAAGCCTGACTATCCTCAACCTGGAAAACCAGATGGTCCCGGTAAGCCAACAGGACCAGGCAAGCCTGATAAGCATTCTACTTAG